In Lysinibacillus sp. 2017, the DNA window ATCGCACAAATCGGAATTATTTATTGTTTTTATTTGCTTGGAGATTGGATAGTAAAATTAACTGGGATCATTATTCCTGGTAGTATTATTGGGCTTGTATTATTGTGGCTCGCCTTATTTTTTAAAGTTTTAAAAGTTACATACATACAGCAAGGGGCTAGTTTTTTATTAGCGTTTTTAACATTATTCTTCATCCCTTCGACAGTGGCTGTCATTAATTATCCTGAGCTCTTATCTAATTCAGGGGCACTATTAATTTTGGCGGTTATTGTGAGTACAGTTTTTTCAC includes these proteins:
- a CDS encoding CidA/LrgA family holin-like protein, encoding MNIIRTIAQIGIIYCFYLLGDWIVKLTGIIIPGSIIGLVLLWLALFFKVLKVTYIQQGASFLLAFLTLFFIPSTVAVINYPELLSNSGALLILAVIVSTVFSLIVTGKVSQFVEKKELKKKEEKTNHASTANSLHHH